From Planococcus halocryophilus, the proteins below share one genomic window:
- a CDS encoding YozE family protein codes for MERSFYQFALKYRGKLEADDFSHFSDSMFLDHSFPKSETDFERLSKYIEEKAHPVMRASVFDEMWREYADE; via the coding sequence ATGGAACGTTCATTTTACCAATTTGCATTGAAATACCGTGGCAAACTCGAGGCTGATGACTTTTCGCATTTTTCGGATTCGATGTTTTTGGATCATTCATTTCCGAAATCTGAAACTGATTTTGAACGACTTTCTAAATACATTGAAGAAAAAGCACATCCGGTCATGAGAGCAAGCGTATTCGATGAAATGTGGAGAGAATACGCAGACGAATAA
- the msrB gene encoding peptide-methionine (R)-S-oxide reductase MsrB: MKDELKSKLTPMQYHVTQESGTEPPFQGEYDQHFEDGIYVDIVSGKPLFSSKDKFDAHCGWPSFAKPIEETEVKENFDTSHGMRRTEVRSATADSHLGHLFPDGPSSLGGLRYCINSAALRFVPKEQLDAEGLSEYKKLFE, from the coding sequence ATGAAAGACGAATTGAAATCAAAGTTAACACCGATGCAATATCATGTGACGCAAGAAAGTGGTACTGAGCCTCCATTTCAAGGAGAATATGACCAACATTTTGAAGACGGAATTTATGTAGATATTGTTTCAGGAAAACCTTTGTTTAGTTCAAAAGATAAATTTGATGCTCATTGTGGTTGGCCAAGTTTTGCAAAACCAATCGAAGAAACTGAAGTAAAAGAAAATTTTGATACAAGTCATGGGATGCGAAGAACAGAAGTCCGTTCAGCAACGGCGGATTCTCACTTAGGGCATTTATTCCCTGATGGGCCATCATCTTTAGGTGGACTTCGCTATTGTATTAATTCTGCGGCTCTTCGTTTTGTACCTAAAGAGCAGTTAGATGCAGAAGGCTTATCCGAGTACAAGAAATTATTTGAATAA
- the msrA gene encoding peptide-methionine (S)-S-oxide reductase MsrA, whose product MKTEKATFAGGCFWCMVKPFDSLDGIEEVVSGYTGGELKNPSYEQVCSNATGHVEAVQITFQPDIFPYEKLLDVFWTQIDPTDAGGQFFDRGESYQTAIYYHSEEQRLKAEKSKQDLDNSGRFEKAVVTPILEAKPFYLAETYHQDYYKKNPGHYNRYSVGSGRTAFIEKNWGGQL is encoded by the coding sequence ATGAAGACAGAAAAAGCGACATTTGCAGGTGGCTGTTTTTGGTGCATGGTCAAACCTTTTGATTCATTAGATGGCATTGAAGAAGTTGTGAGTGGATACACAGGCGGTGAGTTGAAAAATCCGAGCTATGAACAAGTTTGCTCCAATGCTACGGGACATGTTGAAGCGGTCCAAATCACATTTCAACCCGATATTTTTCCATATGAAAAATTGTTAGACGTTTTCTGGACACAAATTGATCCGACAGATGCGGGAGGTCAATTTTTTGACCGTGGGGAATCGTATCAGACGGCTATTTATTATCATTCCGAGGAACAACGACTCAAAGCAGAAAAGTCTAAACAAGACCTAGACAATTCGGGTAGATTCGAGAAAGCTGTTGTGACACCAATATTAGAAGCAAAACCATTTTATTTGGCAGAAACATACCATCAAGATTACTATAAGAAAAACCCTGGCCATTACAACCGTTATTCGGTTGGATCGGGACGGACTGCATTTATAGAAAAGAATTGGGGTGGACAATTATGA
- a CDS encoding YpmS family protein, with amino-acid sequence MMRKWRLAFFALLALNALALVGAVLYVTTPPKDYTSYQALENGPAAGNTVVVNTTKADFEGIANTYIQKAMKDQPIPLALSVADDVSISTELTVFSVTLPILMKFEPLVQEDGNLLLEQKSVEVGMLDIPPESALKLLRDSVDLPDFMEVMPKDEEVVLKLTEIPLDDGISVRASSFNLKDDDIRLLVTIEP; translated from the coding sequence ATGATGAGAAAATGGCGTTTGGCCTTTTTTGCTCTGTTGGCGTTGAATGCATTGGCATTGGTAGGAGCGGTGCTTTATGTAACGACTCCGCCAAAAGACTATACATCGTATCAGGCCTTAGAAAATGGACCTGCAGCCGGTAACACAGTCGTAGTCAATACTACTAAAGCAGATTTTGAAGGGATTGCTAATACTTATATTCAAAAAGCGATGAAAGATCAACCGATTCCTTTGGCTTTGTCGGTGGCGGATGATGTCAGCATCTCAACAGAACTAACTGTATTTTCGGTGACCTTGCCAATCTTGATGAAATTTGAACCTCTTGTTCAAGAAGATGGTAATTTGTTACTAGAACAAAAGTCTGTAGAAGTCGGCATGCTGGATATTCCGCCTGAATCTGCGTTAAAGTTACTTAGAGATTCAGTTGACCTTCCGGATTTTATGGAAGTGATGCCTAAAGATGAAGAAGTGGTATTAAAGCTTACGGAAATACCTTTAGATGATGGGATTTCTGTTCGAGCGTCATCGTTTAACTTAAAAGATGATGATATCCGATTATTGGTAACAATCGAACCATAG
- a CDS encoding GDSL-type esterase/lipase family protein — MKRILLIVILSTGIVAGCSPTFIFGNEEAEPRNEPSIGSYTVPPNFKPQAVIITALGDSLSQGVGDEADLGGYTGRLAAEIQTWQGIEGVAVENTAKRGRRSDQLLAMFQQGKLTGPISEADYLTMTIGGNDVMRIVKRDLFSLNIEAFDDELVFYESRFDTILTSIREINPTVPIIMMGIYNPFSLVTDEVEEFDQIIDSFNQVMQKRIDEDPQACFVPVSDLFVGNKNLVYHSDFFHPNSRGYDLMTKRILKRMEECGLSYEE; from the coding sequence TTGAAACGCATCCTGTTAATCGTCATTTTGTCCACGGGTATAGTAGCGGGGTGCAGTCCAACGTTTATCTTTGGCAACGAAGAGGCAGAGCCGAGAAATGAACCATCAATCGGTTCTTATACGGTACCGCCGAACTTTAAACCTCAAGCCGTCATCATCACAGCTCTTGGTGATTCGTTATCTCAAGGAGTTGGTGATGAAGCAGATTTAGGGGGCTATACAGGCAGGTTAGCAGCCGAAATTCAAACTTGGCAGGGAATTGAAGGGGTCGCTGTTGAAAACACCGCTAAAAGGGGTCGACGTAGCGATCAATTGCTAGCAATGTTCCAGCAAGGCAAACTAACGGGTCCTATTTCAGAAGCAGATTATTTAACTATGACCATTGGTGGAAATGATGTTATGCGAATTGTGAAACGCGATTTGTTTTCACTGAATATAGAAGCTTTCGATGATGAATTGGTTTTCTATGAAAGCCGCTTTGATACGATTCTGACTTCGATACGAGAGATCAATCCAACTGTGCCTATTATTATGATGGGCATTTATAATCCTTTTTCGCTCGTAACGGATGAAGTAGAAGAATTTGATCAAATTATAGACTCTTTTAATCAAGTAATGCAAAAAAGGATAGATGAAGATCCTCAGGCTTGTTTTGTGCCTGTCAGTGATTTATTTGTCGGTAATAAAAATTTGGTTTACCATTCCGATTTTTTTCATCCCAATAGTAGAGGTTATGACTTGATGACAAAGCGTATTTTAAAGAGGATGGAAGAATGTGGATTGAGTTATGAAGAATAG
- a CDS encoding DegV family protein, with product MSKIHIVTDSTADLKPEVIKKYDLHVVPLSIQVGGKTYLDRVDLEPESFLELMKNTKEMPKSSQPAPGVFKELYDKLGGNGDQILSIHMTGGMSGTVESAKTAAQLSDSDVTVVDSRYISHALTFQVFEAAKMAKEGKSMDEIVARIEQVRLNTKLFVVVDTLDNLVKGGRIGKGRALLGSLMKIKPIASLDSGEYTPVAKVRSHKQVVDYLMKDFLDRTTGKQVKGVGIAHANGLAMAGPLREKIKETGFDDIQFDFTTPVISTHTGIGAIGFMYYTD from the coding sequence ATGTCAAAAATTCATATCGTCACGGATTCGACCGCTGATTTAAAACCGGAGGTCATTAAAAAATATGATTTACATGTAGTTCCATTGAGCATACAAGTCGGTGGAAAAACTTATTTGGATCGAGTAGATCTTGAACCAGAATCTTTTCTAGAGTTAATGAAAAATACAAAAGAAATGCCAAAAAGCTCCCAACCAGCTCCGGGCGTTTTCAAAGAGTTGTATGACAAGCTAGGTGGAAATGGGGATCAAATTTTATCTATCCATATGACTGGAGGGATGAGTGGTACTGTTGAGTCTGCAAAAACAGCAGCTCAACTCTCTGATTCAGACGTCACGGTCGTTGATTCTCGTTATATTTCGCACGCTTTAACTTTCCAAGTTTTTGAGGCAGCTAAAATGGCCAAGGAAGGAAAGTCGATGGACGAAATTGTTGCGCGAATAGAGCAAGTTCGCCTCAATACAAAACTGTTTGTAGTGGTAGATACACTAGATAACCTTGTGAAAGGCGGACGAATCGGAAAAGGTCGTGCGTTATTAGGATCCTTGATGAAAATCAAGCCGATCGCTTCTTTAGATAGTGGTGAATATACACCAGTTGCTAAAGTTAGAAGCCATAAGCAAGTAGTAGATTATTTAATGAAAGACTTTCTCGACCGGACTACAGGCAAGCAAGTAAAAGGTGTTGGTATCGCTCACGCCAATGGACTTGCAATGGCAGGTCCGTTGCGTGAAAAAATTAAAGAAACCGGTTTTGACGATATTCAATTTGACTTTACAACGCCAGTAATTTCCACGCACACAGGAATCGGTGCAATAGGATTTATGTATTATACCGATTAA
- a CDS encoding lysophospholipid acyltransferase family protein, which produces MKQKKQLSLEEYDQLIHTEPQKWATGIMKRTKSKVSIQGLEKLPEGPVLFVSNHEGNFDIPTLLSTIPKPFGFISKKEVKKFPIIPMYMEEMNCVFLDRTDRRSALKSITDTVEKLKEGHSILIFPEGTRSKGDGLGEFKAGFLRIAKDANVSILPIAIHGTADIMEKNNNKVMPATVQVQLLDPISSDTIKEMNTKEAIAMIHSRIAETIVTLSMQKYNLD; this is translated from the coding sequence ATGAAACAGAAGAAACAATTGTCTCTTGAGGAATATGATCAACTAATTCATACGGAACCGCAAAAATGGGCAACGGGCATTATGAAGCGGACGAAAAGTAAAGTGTCTATTCAAGGGCTTGAAAAATTACCTGAAGGACCTGTGCTGTTTGTCAGTAATCATGAAGGAAACTTTGATATTCCAACATTGCTTTCTACGATTCCAAAACCATTTGGTTTTATTTCTAAAAAAGAAGTAAAAAAATTCCCTATCATTCCGATGTATATGGAAGAGATGAACTGTGTATTTTTAGATCGAACCGATCGCCGAAGTGCATTGAAATCGATTACAGATACAGTAGAAAAGTTGAAAGAAGGCCATTCAATTTTGATTTTTCCTGAAGGAACGAGAAGCAAAGGTGATGGCCTTGGTGAATTTAAAGCAGGTTTCTTGCGTATTGCAAAAGATGCAAATGTATCGATTTTACCAATTGCAATCCATGGAACTGCGGATATTATGGAAAAAAACAACAATAAAGTAATGCCGGCAACTGTACAAGTTCAACTTTTGGATCCGATTTCTAGTGACACAATAAAAGAAATGAATACAAAAGAGGCAATAGCAATGATTCATTCAAGAATTGCTGAAACGATTGTTACACTATCTATGCAAAAATACAATTTAGATTAA
- a CDS encoding dihydrofolate reductase, with protein MISLMVAHDPNRVIGKNNELPWHIPADLAYFKEHTIGKGIVMGRNTYESIGRPLPKRRNIVVTRNDYYEAEGVDVVHNLSDAIKLAKEAHEEVMIIGGEQIFESVLPDADRLYITLIHQEFDGDTYFPEYGREWKLVSESEQQISNDVAFSYLVYERRKKKNAHA; from the coding sequence ATGATTTCATTGATGGTAGCGCATGATCCTAACCGGGTCATTGGAAAGAATAACGAATTGCCTTGGCATATTCCTGCTGATTTGGCTTATTTTAAAGAACATACGATTGGAAAAGGCATTGTTATGGGTCGCAATACGTATGAATCTATAGGTCGTCCGCTTCCAAAACGCCGTAATATCGTTGTGACACGCAACGATTATTACGAGGCAGAAGGCGTAGACGTGGTACACAATTTGTCTGATGCCATCAAATTGGCAAAAGAAGCACATGAGGAAGTAATGATTATTGGTGGAGAACAAATTTTTGAGTCGGTATTACCTGATGCTGATCGCCTTTACATTACATTAATTCACCAAGAATTTGACGGAGACACTTATTTTCCGGAATATGGCCGTGAGTGGAAACTTGTTTCAGAATCGGAGCAGCAAATTTCAAATGATGTAGCTTTTTCATATTTAGTATACGAAAGACGGAAAAAGAAAAATGCCCATGCTTAA
- a CDS encoding thymidylate synthase, translating into MKQYLELCEHILHNGATKEDRTGTGTLSVFGHQMRFDLTQGFPLMTTKKTAFRLIVSELLWFIKGDTNVRALLQDNNHIWDEWAFAQWVESDEYTGPDMTDFGRRAQKDPEFAELYKQQMQIFQQQVINNPVFAGKYGDLGPVYGKQWRSWATTEGETIDQLKNVIESIKKNPDSRRHLVTAWNPEFIDDMALPPCHIIFQFYVADGKLSCQLYQRSADVFLGVPFNIASYALLTHLIARECNLEVGDFVYTTGDTHLYSNHLSQVEEQLTREPKPLPTLHINEEVESIFDLTLADITIEGYDPHPRIKAPVAV; encoded by the coding sequence ATGAAGCAATATTTAGAATTATGCGAACACATTTTACATAATGGAGCAACAAAAGAAGATCGAACGGGTACAGGAACATTGAGTGTTTTTGGCCATCAAATGCGATTTGACTTGACGCAAGGATTTCCATTAATGACAACTAAAAAAACGGCATTCCGTTTAATTGTATCTGAACTACTTTGGTTTATTAAAGGAGATACAAACGTTCGAGCATTGCTACAAGACAATAATCATATATGGGACGAATGGGCATTTGCCCAGTGGGTAGAAAGTGACGAATATACAGGGCCGGATATGACAGATTTTGGTCGTCGTGCCCAGAAAGATCCTGAGTTTGCAGAACTATATAAACAGCAGATGCAAATTTTCCAACAACAAGTGATTAATAACCCGGTATTCGCTGGGAAATACGGGGATTTAGGTCCGGTTTACGGTAAGCAATGGCGTTCGTGGGCAACAACAGAAGGCGAAACGATCGATCAATTAAAAAATGTCATCGAATCCATTAAAAAGAATCCGGATTCCCGTCGACATCTTGTTACCGCATGGAATCCAGAATTTATAGACGACATGGCCTTACCGCCTTGCCATATTATTTTCCAGTTTTACGTAGCAGATGGAAAACTTTCATGTCAGCTGTATCAACGAAGTGCAGATGTCTTTTTAGGGGTGCCGTTTAATATCGCTTCTTATGCATTGTTGACACACCTTATTGCCCGTGAATGCAATTTGGAAGTTGGCGATTTTGTTTACACAACAGGCGACACACATCTATATTCAAATCACTTATCACAAGTAGAAGAACAACTAACTAGAGAGCCAAAACCGCTTCCAACATTACATATTAATGAGGAAGTCGAATCCATATTTGATTTAACGCTTGCAGATATCACGATTGAAGGTTATGATCCACACCCGCGGATAAAAGCACCCGTTGCGGTTTAA
- a CDS encoding YpjP family protein produces the protein MKNWWQKSLMIAVAVLTLGAISPNHLIWESLLDEKGQPKSHAAESDNKQYIYDWVDPSEFYDTNDSIFDLAYQSAEEQAYLKFGSRIGPVIQDEFQTMILPNIQRAIDVHLASLEDGKLKTLAISEKPSGDYAEKIFHIYDTKTNIDEIRFHVRTEKKPQVGYSFNFHYHIAEDNFQKHITLGDIYWSKNTPPKWLS, from the coding sequence ATGAAAAATTGGTGGCAAAAGTCGCTGATGATTGCAGTTGCCGTTTTGACATTGGGCGCAATCTCTCCGAATCATTTAATCTGGGAGTCGCTTTTAGACGAAAAGGGTCAACCAAAATCACACGCAGCGGAAAGTGATAACAAACAATATATTTATGATTGGGTAGATCCGAGCGAGTTTTATGACACAAATGACTCCATATTCGATTTGGCTTATCAATCTGCAGAAGAGCAGGCGTATTTGAAATTTGGATCTCGAATCGGTCCTGTCATTCAAGATGAATTCCAAACAATGATTTTGCCAAACATTCAGCGAGCAATCGACGTTCATTTGGCAAGTCTAGAAGACGGCAAACTGAAAACCTTGGCAATTTCCGAAAAGCCGTCAGGTGATTATGCTGAAAAAATATTCCATATTTACGATACTAAAACAAATATAGACGAAATTCGTTTTCATGTTCGAACAGAGAAAAAGCCTCAAGTAGGTTATTCTTTTAACTTCCATTATCATATAGCTGAAGATAACTTCCAAAAACATATTACTCTAGGTGATATCTATTGGTCTAAAAACACACCGCCAAAATGGCTTTCTTAA